A part of Halobacillus shinanisalinarum genomic DNA contains:
- a CDS encoding small-conductance mechanosensitive channel: MSVNQETVENKELSTNTQNFAMDKFHGKAHFWGRLTLWAAIILTLSLPVYLSFVLGYHPGWTIILAGFVAYAGIVAVVWVLEPIMYFPVLGVSGTYISFLTGNIGNMCLPSAAAAQNAIGAEPGTKKGEITATLGIGAASLVNKVFLIPIILGGSVLISAIPENIQQIFPLVLPAIFGGVLAQFAIKKPIYGVIALLIGLIINMTALVVYLKMLLCIVLTIGICLLLEKRNDAKQSV, translated from the coding sequence ATGAGCGTAAACCAAGAAACTGTTGAGAATAAGGAACTTTCCACAAATACTCAAAATTTCGCCATGGACAAGTTTCATGGTAAGGCTCACTTCTGGGGGCGACTAACGCTGTGGGCTGCTATCATTTTAACGCTGTCGCTGCCTGTATATCTTTCATTTGTTCTCGGATATCACCCTGGTTGGACGATTATTCTCGCAGGATTTGTTGCCTATGCTGGAATCGTTGCGGTTGTGTGGGTACTGGAACCTATCATGTATTTCCCTGTGTTGGGTGTATCAGGAACGTATATTAGTTTCCTTACAGGGAACATAGGAAACATGTGTCTGCCTTCTGCTGCAGCGGCCCAAAATGCGATTGGTGCCGAGCCAGGGACAAAAAAAGGAGAAATTACAGCCACCTTAGGAATAGGAGCAGCCTCACTAGTTAACAAGGTGTTTCTTATTCCTATCATCTTAGGTGGATCCGTTCTCATTTCAGCTATCCCGGAAAATATTCAACAAATTTTCCCGCTTGTTTTACCAGCGATCTTCGGTGGAGTGTTAGCCCAGTTCGCAATTAAAAAACCAATTTACGGAGTCATAGCATTATTGATCGGACTTATCATAAACATGACTGCACTTGTTGTTTATTTAAAAATGTTACTATGTATTGTGTTGACGATCGGCATTTGTCTTCTATTAGAAAAAAGAAACGATGCTAAGCAATCAGTATAG
- a CDS encoding amidohydrolase — protein sequence MSRSDLLQWIEQNQDKFTEIAQNIWDNPQLAYEEKYASNLQMTTLKEAGFRIENPVGDVNTAFVAEFGSGKPIIGVLGEFDALPGLSQKAGFTQEEVVPNGPGHGCGHNLLGTAGVEAVIALKEKMTEEDLSGTIRYYGCPAEEVLAGKTHMAKAGVFDDLDCALTWHPGNSNTVMNMSMQAMVSIKFHFKGITAHAAAAPHAGRSALDGVELMNVGTNYLREHVPDGTRIHYVITNGGLAPNIVPEAASVWYYIRASSKNQVEDILTRVKNIAKGAALMTETEVEHEVSAFPYDTLPNDSLNELMFSTMQEGSLPSFTEEEQSFAERLVETIKSKNTTGTFGNPVDELLPTNFSYDKQLAGKSIQGSTDVGDVSYITPTGMISTTCAPVGVQLHSWQATASFGTSIGYQGMHLAAKTMSLTAYDLLLNRNNILERAKEEFNERSEGKKYVAGI from the coding sequence TTGAGTAGAAGTGATTTATTACAATGGATCGAACAAAATCAAGACAAATTCACGGAAATAGCACAAAATATCTGGGACAATCCCCAGCTTGCTTATGAAGAAAAATATGCTTCTAACCTGCAAATGACTACATTAAAGGAGGCAGGTTTTCGCATAGAGAATCCAGTTGGTGATGTGAACACAGCATTTGTGGCTGAATTTGGCAGCGGCAAACCTATTATTGGAGTGTTAGGTGAGTTTGATGCTTTACCGGGACTTTCCCAAAAAGCGGGTTTTACACAAGAAGAAGTTGTTCCGAATGGTCCTGGTCACGGGTGCGGCCATAATTTACTTGGGACTGCCGGAGTCGAAGCAGTTATTGCTTTAAAAGAAAAAATGACAGAGGAAGACTTAAGTGGCACGATCCGCTATTATGGTTGCCCGGCGGAAGAAGTCCTTGCCGGGAAAACCCACATGGCTAAAGCTGGCGTTTTTGATGATTTGGATTGTGCCTTAACATGGCACCCTGGGAACTCCAATACCGTCATGAATATGAGTATGCAGGCGATGGTTTCCATTAAATTTCACTTCAAAGGGATTACGGCACACGCCGCAGCCGCACCTCATGCGGGTAGAAGTGCTCTTGACGGTGTGGAACTCATGAATGTCGGAACGAACTATCTTCGGGAACACGTGCCAGATGGGACACGGATTCACTATGTCATAACAAATGGAGGGCTGGCACCTAATATTGTTCCTGAAGCAGCGAGCGTCTGGTACTATATAAGGGCCTCATCCAAAAATCAGGTCGAGGACATCCTTACAAGAGTAAAAAATATTGCCAAAGGTGCGGCCCTGATGACCGAAACAGAGGTCGAACATGAAGTTTCGGCATTCCCTTATGATACGTTGCCAAATGACAGTTTAAATGAGTTGATGTTCAGCACTATGCAAGAAGGTAGCTTGCCCTCCTTTACCGAAGAAGAACAATCGTTTGCTGAGAGGCTTGTAGAAACGATAAAGTCAAAAAACACGACCGGCACATTTGGTAATCCAGTAGATGAGTTACTACCAACGAACTTCTCCTATGATAAACAATTAGCCGGAAAGTCTATTCAAGGTTCAACCGATGTTGGAGATGTGAGTTACATTACGCCAACAGGGATGATCAGCACTACTTGTGCGCCTGTCGGTGTACAGCTTCATTCTTGGCAGGCCACCGCTTCTTTTGGAACCTCCATTGGCTATCAAGGCATGCACTTAGCAGCTAAAACCATGTCATTAACAGCTTATGATCTATTATTGAATAGGAACAATATACTCGAAAGAGCGAAGGAAGAGTTTAACGAACGGTCAGAAGGCAAAAAGTATGTAGCTGGTATATGA